One stretch of Nicotiana tabacum cultivar K326 chromosome 18, ASM71507v2, whole genome shotgun sequence DNA includes these proteins:
- the LOC107824459 gene encoding uncharacterized protein LOC107824459 isoform X3, translating into MNPDTSNNQTNPTKRPFAEIDKPATINCMVVAIDHSNLYYTVCSVCEKTLSDPSPNTHFPNSSLPFCKYCNFNNNGFFNPAPSGSKRLFRVLMSIATDKKVVVVIMFDRAARVLFGCSADEFFDFAKTHPFAAAGRALEGEMLKVTLSQPKNGNARHLRVVSVLPLRTGFQPVIETLRELYRAKGDS; encoded by the exons ATGAATCCTGATACCTCCAATAACCAAACAAATCCCACGAAAAGACCATTTGCAGAAATAGACAAACCAGCAACAATAAATTGCATGGTTGTAGCCATTGATCACAGCAACCTTTACTACACAGTCTGCTCAGTTTGTGAAAAAACTCTCTCTGACCCTTCTCCCAATACCCATTTTCCCAATTCTTCACTTCCCTTTTGCAAATACTGCAACTTTAACAATAATGGCTTCTTCAACCCTGCCCCTTCCGGTTCCAAACGCCTCTTTCGTGTCCTT ATGTCTATTGCTACAGACAAAAAGGTGGTTGTGGTGATAATGTTTGATAGAGCGGCTAGGGTTTTGTTTGGTTGCTCTGCTGATGAGTTCTTTGATTTTGCCAAGACTCATCCTTTTGCGG CTGCGGGTAGAGCTTTGGAAGGAGAAATGTTGAAAGTCACCTTGTCCCAACCAAAGAATGGGAATGCACGACATCTAAGAGTGGTATCAGTTTTGCCATTGCGGACAGGTTTTCAGCCTGTGATTGAGACCTTGAGGGAATTATATCGAGCAAAAGGTGATTCGTAG
- the LOC107824459 gene encoding uncharacterized protein LOC107824459 isoform X1: protein MNPDTSNNQTNPTKRPFAEIDKPATINCMVVAIDHSNLYYTVCSVCEKTLSDPSPNTHFPNSSLPFCKYCNFNNNGFFNPAPSGSKRLFRVLMSIATDKKVVVVIMFDRAARVLFGCSADEFFDFAKTHPFAAAAAGRALEGEMLKVTLSQPKNGNARHLRVVSVLPLRTGFQPVIETLRELYRAKGDS, encoded by the exons ATGAATCCTGATACCTCCAATAACCAAACAAATCCCACGAAAAGACCATTTGCAGAAATAGACAAACCAGCAACAATAAATTGCATGGTTGTAGCCATTGATCACAGCAACCTTTACTACACAGTCTGCTCAGTTTGTGAAAAAACTCTCTCTGACCCTTCTCCCAATACCCATTTTCCCAATTCTTCACTTCCCTTTTGCAAATACTGCAACTTTAACAATAATGGCTTCTTCAACCCTGCCCCTTCCGGTTCCAAACGCCTCTTTCGTGTCCTT ATGTCTATTGCTACAGACAAAAAGGTGGTTGTGGTGATAATGTTTGATAGAGCGGCTAGGGTTTTGTTTGGTTGCTCTGCTGATGAGTTCTTTGATTTTGCCAAGACTCATCCTTTTGCGG CTGCAGCTGCGGGTAGAGCTTTGGAAGGAGAAATGTTGAAAGTCACCTTGTCCCAACCAAAGAATGGGAATGCACGACATCTAAGAGTGGTATCAGTTTTGCCATTGCGGACAGGTTTTCAGCCTGTGATTGAGACCTTGAGGGAATTATATCGAGCAAAAGGTGATTCGTAG
- the LOC107824459 gene encoding uncharacterized protein LOC107824459 isoform X2 — protein MNPDTSNNQTNPTKRPFAEIDKPATINCMVVAIDHSNLYYTVCSVCEKTLSDPSPNTHFPNSSLPFCKYCNFNNNGFFNPAPSGSKRLFRVLMSIATDKKVVVVIMFDRAARVLFGCSADEFFDFAKTHPFAAAAAGRALEGEMLKVTLSQPKNGNARHLRVVSVLPLRTGFQPVIETLRELYRAKGE, from the exons ATGAATCCTGATACCTCCAATAACCAAACAAATCCCACGAAAAGACCATTTGCAGAAATAGACAAACCAGCAACAATAAATTGCATGGTTGTAGCCATTGATCACAGCAACCTTTACTACACAGTCTGCTCAGTTTGTGAAAAAACTCTCTCTGACCCTTCTCCCAATACCCATTTTCCCAATTCTTCACTTCCCTTTTGCAAATACTGCAACTTTAACAATAATGGCTTCTTCAACCCTGCCCCTTCCGGTTCCAAACGCCTCTTTCGTGTCCTT ATGTCTATTGCTACAGACAAAAAGGTGGTTGTGGTGATAATGTTTGATAGAGCGGCTAGGGTTTTGTTTGGTTGCTCTGCTGATGAGTTCTTTGATTTTGCCAAGACTCATCCTTTTGCGG CTGCAGCTGCGGGTAGAGCTTTGGAAGGAGAAATGTTGAAAGTCACCTTGTCCCAACCAAAGAATGGGAATGCACGACATCTAAGAGTGGTATCAGTTTTGCCATTGCGGACAGGTTTTCAGCCTGTGATTGAGACCTTGAGGGAATTATATCGAGCAAAAG GTGAATGA